A stretch of Halogeometricum sp. S1BR25-6 DNA encodes these proteins:
- a CDS encoding putative baseplate assembly protein, translated as MGVDVPELDDRGYVDILTDARKRIAVHAEEWTDHNAHDPGITLLETLVWVAEAARYRLDRVTERHVLKYLWLLGVRPDPPVPASVELRVRSTDGGPLPDTLDGVEIPSGERLLADDGSDEPLVFETTTPVTLIVADLGAVQTDHSGRTANNLAANRSDGVHFLAFGPTAERGSSLALGFTSDPFAVAPRLDLSISLDETDLPPVSTHEVGEVVFEPSVELDWEYHAETDDGASWLPLDVVRDGTARFYESGRVTLARPAGWSPADWAPTGVSDQRFVAIRCRVSIPGYEIPPRIDRVAVNIVEARHDATRRETVLHQPDGTVETTALPHQTYVLPDPPVLDATIDLVAERGDTERRERWTEVGDFDASAPDDRHYVLDRARGEVRFGTNVRGAVPPVGCQVVAGISHHGGGAAGNVPRTTAWAFDADGSGTAEVETGETGAGENDDTPWRGRALLGPLGPATGGRDAESVAAAVDRLQADIEMPSRAVTADDYRYLAEHTPGVRVARAATHVLAGAGPDGADVTRVTVMPHSTLPKSVEPVPSVGLLAAVDRHLRRHRLLTDRVEVAAPKYVGVGVTVEARIVPGYSIEGRTRAIVAALDAFLDPLTGFEGQGWPFGRPVYKSELYGVVKEVSGVDWVIGISVRAAGHAGVDGEGNVLVDESALVRPLAHDVSVRFRSETTGVNPR; from the coding sequence ATGGGCGTCGACGTCCCTGAGCTAGACGACCGCGGCTACGTCGACATCCTGACAGACGCGCGGAAGCGAATCGCCGTCCACGCGGAGGAGTGGACCGACCACAACGCCCACGACCCCGGCATCACGTTACTGGAGACGCTCGTGTGGGTGGCCGAAGCGGCGCGCTACCGGCTCGACCGCGTGACCGAACGCCACGTGCTGAAGTACCTGTGGTTGCTCGGCGTCAGACCGGACCCGCCGGTGCCGGCGTCGGTCGAACTCCGCGTCCGCAGTACCGACGGCGGTCCGTTACCCGACACCCTCGACGGCGTCGAGATTCCGTCTGGTGAGCGTCTCCTCGCGGACGATGGTTCCGACGAGCCGCTCGTCTTCGAGACGACGACTCCGGTCACGCTAATCGTCGCTGACCTCGGCGCAGTCCAGACCGACCACTCCGGCAGAACGGCGAACAATCTCGCGGCGAACCGCTCGGACGGCGTCCACTTCCTCGCGTTCGGTCCGACGGCCGAGCGCGGAAGCAGCCTCGCTCTCGGCTTCACGTCCGACCCGTTCGCGGTCGCACCCCGCCTTGATCTCTCGATCTCTCTCGACGAGACGGACCTCCCGCCGGTCTCGACGCACGAGGTCGGCGAAGTCGTCTTCGAACCGTCAGTAGAACTCGACTGGGAGTACCACGCGGAGACCGACGACGGCGCATCGTGGCTACCGCTGGACGTCGTCCGCGACGGAACCGCGCGCTTCTACGAGAGCGGCCGGGTCACGCTGGCCCGACCCGCTGGATGGTCGCCGGCCGATTGGGCGCCGACGGGCGTCTCCGATCAACGGTTTGTTGCCATCCGGTGTCGGGTCTCGATCCCCGGCTACGAGATTCCGCCGCGCATCGACCGCGTGGCGGTGAACATCGTCGAGGCCCGCCACGACGCGACGCGGCGGGAGACCGTCCTCCACCAACCCGACGGGACAGTTGAGACGACCGCGCTTCCCCATCAGACGTACGTGCTGCCGGATCCGCCGGTCCTCGACGCGACCATCGACCTCGTCGCCGAACGGGGAGACACCGAACGGCGCGAGCGGTGGACCGAGGTCGGAGACTTCGACGCATCCGCCCCGGACGACAGGCACTACGTGCTTGATCGCGCCCGCGGCGAGGTACGTTTCGGAACGAACGTCCGCGGAGCGGTTCCGCCGGTCGGATGCCAAGTCGTCGCCGGAATCTCGCACCACGGGGGCGGTGCTGCGGGGAACGTCCCGCGAACGACCGCGTGGGCGTTCGACGCCGATGGATCCGGCACCGCTGAGGTCGAGACAGGCGAAACCGGCGCGGGCGAGAACGACGACACTCCGTGGCGTGGACGGGCGCTGTTGGGTCCGCTCGGTCCCGCGACGGGGGGTCGGGACGCTGAGTCCGTCGCGGCGGCCGTCGACCGACTCCAGGCAGACATCGAGATGCCTTCCCGGGCAGTCACCGCCGACGACTACCGATACCTCGCCGAACACACACCCGGCGTCCGGGTGGCTCGCGCGGCGACGCACGTCCTCGCCGGCGCCGGTCCCGACGGGGCCGACGTGACGCGGGTCACGGTGATGCCGCACAGCACGCTCCCGAAGTCCGTCGAACCGGTGCCGAGTGTCGGTCTGCTCGCGGCGGTTGATCGGCACCTCCGGAGGCATCGACTCCTTACCGACCGCGTCGAAGTGGCCGCCCCTAAATACGTCGGCGTCGGCGTCACCGTCGAAGCGCGAATCGTTCCGGGCTACTCAATTGAGGGCCGCACGCGAGCGATAGTAGCGGCGCTCGACGCCTTCCTCGACCCGTTAACGGGGTTCGAGGGCCAGGGATGGCCGTTCGGTCGTCCGGTGTACAAATCCGAGCTGTACGGCGTGGTCAAGGAGGTATCGGGCGTCGACTGGGTCATCGGTATCTCCGTCCGGGCGGCGGGCCACGCGGGCGTCGACGGAGAGGGGAACGTGCTGGTCGACGAGTCGGCGCTGGTCCGCCCGCTGGCACACGACGTCTCGGTGCGCTTCCGCTCTGAGACGACGGGAGTGAATCCCCGATGA